The Zavarzinia compransoris genome includes a window with the following:
- the pedF gene encoding cytochrome c-550 PedF, which translates to MADDRRFVRNLVISGILALGAAIGVGHAAYGHGDVVPQPVDTAGLEQLGETWREANPYTGNKRAIEIGASGYNQNCARCHGLEAKSGGIAPDLRLLDLGPDGDAWYLERVRHGAVRDGKVYMPPFEGVLSQEALWAIRAYIESVHEN; encoded by the coding sequence ATGGCCGACGATCGGCGTTTTGTCCGCAACCTTGTCATCTCCGGGATTCTGGCGCTCGGGGCGGCCATCGGGGTCGGTCATGCCGCCTATGGCCATGGCGATGTCGTGCCCCAGCCGGTCGATACCGCCGGCCTCGAACAACTGGGCGAGACCTGGCGCGAAGCCAACCCCTATACCGGCAACAAGCGCGCGATCGAAATCGGCGCCTCCGGTTACAACCAGAACTGCGCCCGCTGCCATGGGCTCGAGGCGAAGTCGGGCGGCATCGCGCCGGACCTGCGCCTGCTCGATCTCGGGCCGGACGGCGATGCCTGGTATCTGGAACGGGTGCGCCACGGCGCGGTGCGCGACGGCAAGGTCTATATGCCGCCCTTCGAGGGCGTGTTGAGCCAGGAAGCGCTCTGGGCCATCCGCGCCTATATCGAATCGGTGCACGAGAACTGA